TCCGGTGCACATATGAATCCCTCTATTACTGTCTCAAATTATATTTTTAGAGGATTCCCAGCCAAAAAAATACCGTACTATATTGTCGGCCAGCTGTTAGGTGGCTTTGTTGGTGCATTGATTCTATTCATTTTCTACAAACGTGTGATTGAAGAGGCATATCCTATGTGGAGGACTTCACAAGATGTTGCTTCTATGTTTTGTGTTTTTCCTAGGGCATATTTGTCAAGCACACGTCAATTTGTCTCTGAATATATCTGTACCGCAATGCTTCAAGCTGCTACTTTTGCATTGACTGATCCATACACTTGTTTGTCTTCGGACATATACCCCGTAATGCTGTTTTTGCTTATTTATATTATAAATGCTTCGATGTCATACCAAACAGGTTCTGCAATGAATATGGCTCGTGATTTGGGACCTAGACTTGCTCTTTATGCATTGGGCTTTGACAGATATTTACTTTGGATTTCTCAtaaccattttttttgggtTCCAATGGTCGCTCCATTTTTGGGTTCTATTACAGGAGCACTGGTTTATGATATCTGTATTTATCAGGGTCATGAATCTCCAGTGAACTGGCCCTTATCAATTTGGGGAGATCTTCTGGCGCGCGCTTGGTTCAGAAGACCATCATGGAGCAGGCGAAAGAGAGCAAGAGCAACTTCAGCATTGAGCGAGTTTTCttacgatgatgacgaagatgGCGGAGAGGGAGGGCAAGCCAATGGTGATCGACTAGCTACTAGAAGAACTAGAACTTTGTCTAGTGAATCCGATGGCGCTGAACcaaagcagaaaaatgTCCAATTCAAATCTGTCCAAAATaaaagcaaaagatttTATGGGGGAATCCCGacaattttggaagatgAGAATTCCATTGAAGCTGCATCACTGGCTGGTACGGGCACTGAATCGATCGCAATGTCTGATACCTCATCGATACAGCcgtttgatgatgatatagAAAGTTCTggtcaaaagaaaaaggcaTGATACTCAAAAAATTAGATGTAGATATATAAATTACGCTATCTTTCCGGCCAACAAGAAAGGAACATAGATGGAACTGTAATCTTTACCACGTGAAGAATAATATTAATACGCATATCACGATGACAGTAGCCAATATTATGGcatttttccttcttcttgtaccaattttcttgataaCTTGATTTATACCTGGTATTCTTTGTAAAGTGGCCGAAACTCTGTTGTTTgcattttgcaaaatactACCTTGTGAACTGAACTCATCTCGAGTTTCCCAAGCTTGGGAAATAAGTCTGTCAACAATGCTATGGGATTGATCAACCCTTCTAGATTCATTATGATAGtaatcatcttcattaccAACAAGATCATTATCGGTTGCGGATTCTTGCTGCTGCGCGATGTCGTTTTTAACATTGAACAAAAGATTCAATCTGTTTCGCTCTTGTTGAATCGACGATCGAATATTTCTGAAACTCTTCCAATGCTCttgcaaaatttccttGTGGCGTTGCAATTGCGACAGCTTAGATGCCGATATATTAGGATTTTCATTGCATACCTTGGATAATGCTTCAATCACCTCCTGCCTCCGAAAAAGGGCATCTTCAAGTTGCTTATCTAGTTTTCTCTCCTCTCCAGTTTGTTCAGAACTTGTTGTTTGGGCGAATGAGGAGTATCGTGAAAGTAAAGATTCTGCCTGTGTCTCCAAAGAGATAGCTTGACTTCTTATGGTAACAAACGACTGAGCCGTAGACATACCAAGATCTCGAATTAATACAGCTGCCTCCTTATCTACacgttttttcttcacttgtGATGCTACTACTTTTTCAACCCTTCggtttttttattaattCACACCTTTAAACGCCAAAAATCACAGCAATACACTAAATAAGAACACGCTTAACCAGCGTTCTAGATACTTGTCTAAATATTCTGGCTTGTCTCCTATCATATATGAGGTATCACAGGGATGAAAAGAGTACCAAGCCTCCTGATGCTGACGCATGTCCGAAGATATTGAATCCAACCCTAATTGGAAAGCACTATCAATGTTCAAAATCTGTTTTACATCTTTAGGAAACCATAGTTTCGACATGGtaaattcatcattgtGTTCTCGTATCCATATTCGTAGCAGCAGCAGAGGTTCTTGATATACATGAGAATATgtaattttgaattctaAATGATCGAGCCTCATGCTATTACTGGCCTTGGATGGGATACCGGTTTTCATGAGGATAGTATGACTACTTGAATCATAGACTATTTGTTGGCAATATGGATTAGCTTGCACACTCCCTTCATTATAGGCACTGTTCAATTGTCGGCAGTATTCTGAGTGagaaatcatttttcttttgtttctgattctgtTTTGTAATATCAAGAACAAAACGTaaacattttcaagattgtagttttgatatatataaataagGATTAATAAATAAATGTGAAAATAAATAGTAATAAATAACACCATATATGATAACAGGTGATTGTGCATTGAAACGATAAAGCatatcatttctttctcttcattttcttctttggatTCATAAAACGTTTTGTCTTTTATGCCTCAATTAGAGGCTAGagttttcttgatttccGCAATGGCTTTACCTGGGTTTAAGCCCTTTGGACAAGTTCTGGTACAATTCATGATAGTATGACACCTATACAGGGACATTGAATTTTGCAACATTGACTTTCTAACGGAAAAGGCCTCATCTCTAGAGTCAACCAACCAACGGTAAGCTTGCAACAAGACAGCCGGTCCCAAATACTGTTCCTGGTTCCACCAGTAGGATGGACAAGACGTCGAACAGCATGCGCAAAGTATACACTCATAGAGCCCATCCAATTTTTTACGATCAGCAATGCTCTGCAACACTTCCTTGCCATCATCGGGATACTTGGATCTCTGTAAATATGGCTGAATCGACTTGTACTGTTGATAAAACCCTGTCAGATCAGGAACCAAATCCTTCACAATGTACATGTGGGGCAAGGGGTAAATCTTCAACTGTTTAGAATTATCCTGATCGATCTTACAGAGACATGCCAACGTATTCCTGCCGCCGATATTCATCGCACAGGACCCACAGATACCCTCTCTGCACGATCTTCTCAGTGTCAACGTCGCATCCTGCTCGTTTTTAATCTTTAACAGCGCGTCCAAGACCATAGGCCCACAGTCGTTCAAATCCACTTCGTAGCTCTGCAACCGTGGTTTCTCAGCTGGCTTGTCTGGATTCCATCTATATATCTTGAAGGTCTTCAGTCTAGGGGTAGCAGATGCTGTTGCGAGTCCtctcttcaaaatgttCCCCAGCACGCTTGTTTTTGCAATTCTATTCATCATAATCATCCTCTCAGACACTATCTCCAAAAAACTCCTCTAAAACCTCTCCAGATATCTCACAATCTATCTCCAAAACTCCCTAAGAAGTCCTGTCAATAACCTTAAAAATTGTCTACTTCATTGTTTAATGCGTTCGTTCCTCAGCTTCCTTTTATATCAGGAAATTCCCCGGAGCACAGTTCGCTCAGCGCTGATGTCTTTTTATCTGTCCCGGGAAATTTTTTTCGGAGCCGATCGCAATAAGCAAAATAGCGACAGAGAtcaatatgaaaaataatggaTAAAGAAGTAACTAATACCTATCGTATATACAATTGTAGTTAGTAGGAGGTGTGTAGAGCAGGGGCGAACGACAGCGGCGCTACCAACGGGAGTGGGGAGCAGCTCTTCAAAGCGTTGCCTCACAATACTTGTTGTATTCTGTAACTGCGAAAGCGATGTGTTTGTacatctttcttctctcttgCGGGTCACTGATCGGGATGAAGAACTCCGATTGCgtcttcaatttgatatGTATACCGCCCTTTTGTAGCACGATTCCCTGTATTTTGCGATAAGTCGTCTCCCACATGGTCTCCATGGAAGACAAATTCAACTCGATGATGCGCTCCATGGAGACTATAACGACCAGCTCTTTGCCAGGCAGCACGACGTGAGTTAGGTAGCTGTCGTGCATGTAGAGACCACCGCTGACGACTTTCAGCCAGTATTGGCCTTGCGACTCTCTCAAATCGAATGGTTTCAAGATCTTGTCCTCATAGCCGACGTATCTCGGAAGTCTAAATCTTGATGCCGAGGGTCCGTCTAGCGCTGTCGTTGTGCTTCTAACACCTTGACTCAAACTGCTTGTCAAATCCAAAACACCAATTGCAGTCTTGGCAGGCAATCCGATCAAACCTCTTCCAAGACCCTTCAAAAACCCTGCCGTGCCTTCTCTTTGGGCACCGGCAACGGGATCCAGTGCTACGCCTGATAAGCCGCTGCCAATAGTGTTGGCGAATGTTTGCGCTGACGATGACAGGATATTCCTACTATTTGTGTTCAATCTGCGCTGCAATCTTCTTTGTTCTTGGAATTGTGAGCCCTGTGTTACAGATAGCCCCTTTGCCATTGATCCAGTGAACTTTGCCATACTATCAGATATCCCAAAGACGGTTTTTTTAGCAAAGCTTAATCCGCCTCTGGCTAGATTAATTCCCAATTCTTGTGGTCTGTCATTCATCATATAGCCCTGATATGGCTCATAGAAAATATCCCACACCCCTGAGCTAATAGTATTAAACAATCCCACAGGGTTACCTAAGAAGTCAGCGGAGCCAATAATTTTATGGACTTGATAAAAGAATTGTTGTCCATAATGTGTCTGAACGGCCTGCAAAAGCGAACTTAACGGAACTCTGACATTTGCCATATACAAAGAATTGAGTTTGATTGGAGCATCGTTGACATTTGCCAAGGTCATTGTTATAATATCAACCAAAAATAAGACAGCTCCCCTTCGTGCGACAGGCGATccattcttttccttcGATAAAAGCTGATGTTGGTCTGATCTTACAAATGATAAATGGAGCATCATAGGTTGAACATGGAATACTTCGAAATACATGTCATCAGCTAGTTTTACATCCTGACATTCGGGTAGAGTTACCTCATCTATATTATCGAATTCGGTTGATGAATCAGTCCACGACGAACCGGGGAACTTGACGAAATCCAACACCGCTAGTATGAGATCGTCATCTAATTGAATCGAAAGCTCTTGCAATAATAGTGTGGCATGCttgaaatatatcaaaCCATGCGAATCATCCCTCAGCTTAGAAAGCGAGCCAGAAACGACAGGAtggttttcaatttcttgtgGTGTATGTGGGACCGCTACCGGgtataaaatattttgaaaggGACTTCCAAATAATTGGTTATCAACTTGTAGCCATCTTAGTTTCCAACTCACTGTCTGATACAAATCTGACTCATTGTATCTAAATTCTAAGCCAGTGGCATGGACATACATAATTTCCTCCAGCGATGTGTTTACTAATGAAATACCGACACCTTTAAAAGAAATTACGACTCGattatgaatatttttgtcttcttcattgACCTCAAATCCATCTGCACTACTGCTGTCAACTGATAAAGAGGATGAATTATTTCTTGTCCTTAGTTTATAAAGACTAACATCCGGATTGTAGTTGGTGATCACCATTGCTTGGGTAACACCGTCGGCGATCACGTTCAAATCAACTGTGCGTGGTGTTTCATTCGAGAGTCTAGCAGGCAAGCGCATTGGTTTTAAATTACCAATCTGTGCTAACTGAATCTCCCTTCTACGACCTCGGGCTGTTAGTATTAGCTTCTTCTGTATTGCAGCTGGATAATCCCATGCGTAAGGCATGACACTTTTTGGGGGAACACGGTAATACAACGGTTTGTATTCTACTTCGCTTAAATCATCTTCGGGCTCATAATCATAGTAATCATCAACAACACGCGGATCTCTTTGGTAGAATACAAACTCCTCATCACTGAAATTTCTTATAGAGTACGGCCAGCGATTTTGAGCATCTTTTAATCTTACGAAAACAGttgcattttcaagaataaTCTCGACTTTTAACAATACGTGGCCTGAACTTTGCTTCAAAACTTTAACGAAATTCAGTCCaatatctttgataaaaaaaggTGCCGACCACTCTGAGCCGGAACCCAAAAACTTGATCATAAGTTGCTTGTTCACGATATTTCTCATTTTGTATAACGGAACAGACGCATTTGGTTCAAGGTTTAAAACGTTAGTCGAGCCGTGCTCGCAAATTTCAACAGGATCTGCTAAACAGTTTTGTATGATATAGCGTGGAGCAATCTCAACGATTTTGCTGAAGGCATAGATTCCTTCTCCTTCCTTGATTGTAATTCCCATATTGGATTCTTGCTCTTTGTTTGGAATATTTACTATTGTATCAAGTGCTTGACCGATGGCATCGAAAGATAAAGGCGAACTCCACTCAGATTCTTTGAATCTAATACGGGCCCGATTTTTGTTCCCTCCATTATCTTcgaaagaaaacattctaGGAATTGTATAACGATTGTCATCCGTCATCTGTACTTTCACTTGGGCAACATTATTGTAATCACCTTGTATATAAAGATCTCTGTCCGTGCTGTTCAATACAATGTACGGCGCAGAAATTTTAATAATTTTGGCTCGGGTCCCCTCGATACCTTCATAATGGAGAGAGGCCTTAAATATTTGACCTCCCGCTAACTGACACGAAATTTTCATCTCCGGTTTAAGCACACTACTCCTAGCTGTGTTGACAATAGCAGGTTTCGACAAAGACGCATCGTCTACGAGTGGCTGAATACTCAGAAGGAGAAAATTATCTAGAGATACATCATGTATTTCCACGTTACAGCCCTTCCCTAGCGTTCGCGCTTTTCTATTTTCCTCTCTCTTATCGAAGAGGCAAAACTTGAGATTACAAGGTAGAAAGTTCTGTATTATCAGCGGGGAAGAAATGACCAGAGTCATATGAGGGTAAATCTTTGCAAGTGGCTCTTTCTTATCGAACTTGCCATTTACCTCCAGGTAAAAAATTCCACTATTTTCACGATCTGAATTGCACTCCAGCGACAGGGAAGCTGCTAGTAAATCGCGCCAGTCAATCGTCTTCTTTGACCAAACGTAATCATCTAGTACAGGCCTGATTTTCAGACGAGAATTATAGGCATACTCAACCGGGACTGAGcgtttttcttttggcTGGATTTCATAAATGAGAGGAGCCTCATCTTTGTCAGATGCAATCATAAATTGGATTGCAGTAGAAGTTGTATTCTCCAATAATAAAGAAGAACGGAATGTAATTGTCTTAACATTATCTTCTCCTAATTCCAATACACAAACAATGCGGTTGTGCACATCTTTGATAGATGGTTCTAAAGTAAACATAAGCTCCCCCTCATGTGTGGCGTCGACTTGCATGATTGATTTGTACTTCATATGTGGTATTGCTGCAGCCAAGATGGTATCATTGCTACCTCTGTCAAGACTTTCTCTCACACGCCTCCAGTCCTCAAACTCCCAGGGTATGGTCGTGCCCGCTTTTAGGTGCATcaaaccttttttttcttctgccTGTCGAGTGACGATCCATACGTCAAGATCAAGTCCCGTATCATTCACGATCCTGTATGGTTTTAGAGCACCTCTGGGTTTTAGCGGGATATCGCCAGTCAAAGTACTTGGAATTTGGGACAGCATAGCTATAGATCGGGAAGAAAACGTTACCTCGGCGGTCTTCCTTGAAACCACGTCAAATGCCATCTTAGGCTCTTCTCTACCGCTGCCTTTGGATAAATGAAAcgaaattggaaaagattCTACTAGTGGCTCCCAACTTGATCGAGAGTAGTTAAAAACATTCACATACGCCTCAAGTGACGCCAATGCATCTATATCTGTGGACCAATCTTTCACAGACGCCTGAAATGCTGCCACGTTCATGTCTAAAATGGGCATTTCATGAACGTCACCAATCAAGAACAACCTCAAGCCACCAAAGTCAGCATTCAATCTCTCTCCTCTCAATGTTACATCTGAGTCCGTATTAGAACCTACATCGCGACTTGTAGCAGCATTTAATGATGATACAAAACTTGGTGCATACTTCgaaagttttttttcaaactctttgGAGAACATTCCATAGGTTGACTTGCTATCATCCGTAGTTTGTTGCTCCTGAGGACCGTTCATTTGTGACATTACTCTATTAAACACCAACATTGCCAATCGGATATCTCTTAACGAGATTCCCAAAACTAATGGCTCAACCGATACCTGAATATTTGTGAGTAACCTCTCGGGAGTAGAGTCCCTTTTATCAATGACAAtggaagatgaaaattcatTCAATAAGCCTACTTCACTATCATCAGTAGAATTGATTCTTGAAAGAGACATCCCAACGTTATTAGCCGAAACAGACGTGATGTTTTGCTCAGAAAACAGAAATTGACCTACATTAAACACCACTGCTTCAGAATTTATGTCTGATGGATCCGCCAAAAGTATAATAGCAGCGCCGACGACATTCAAAGAGTATTGAAACCTCAAATTACTCTTCCCAGCTGCCTGCTTCTTTGCAGCATTGCTGAACTCTTTATTCTCAGTTTCATCCACATGCGTCACAATATTGGCAGCTTTGCTACCAAAAACGAACTCGAAGTAATCCTTTAACGCAAACAAATAATCCATTGCGAGCAAAACTCTAGGACTATCAACAGttattgaaagattgaCTAACATCTGTTCCTCGAGTTTCTTGGACGACAGAGCAGCCATAAACTGATAATTATCGTTCAGTACTTTGGGTATCAATTTGGTATGCTTATTAACTTTCGAATCTCTGATATCTTCTACCGTGAAGGATGCAACATGGGACTCCCCATCGGCAGTTCCATCGTTGTTGTATGATGCCAAAACAgcaatatcttgaaaagttAGCTTAGTGAGACCATGCTTATTCAATGTCGTTACGCCTGCGGTGTTAGCATATAAAGTCACGGCAATCTCTGGGGCTTCGAACAGGAAGTCCAATTTAGCGCcttcagaattttttgtgGTCTCATCTTTCTTAACGTCAACCGCACTATTCGAACGACTGGACTCACTACTACCAAAAAATGCGTTGGCATTTAACACATCTTCATTCAATTCCAGATCGTTTGACTCACTAATTGTAAAGGCTGCCGCAGCACTTTCTGAAAGGTTAATCAAGTAATGCAACTGCAATTCTGTTATTGACACCAGCAAGGGGTCAAAATAGCTTCGGATTTTTAATTCTGGCTCTCCATTTCCCGCTAATGGATCGTGGTCAATGTCAAAGGTGAGagccattttttcaacaatataTAACTCCTGCTTTATATTgtcattgaaattgaaaatggagGAAATTTCACCATCCCTAAGGCCCATTTTTATATGATTGATCTTATTCTCAAGCTGCTCCCCCGAGAAAGTATTCTGAATGAATACTTCTCCGAGGTAGAATTTGACTGAGTCGTATAAGCCAATTCGTGGATCAATCAGCTTGGGAAATTGAATGACGGGGGCCTTTATAGTGATGTCCATTTTCATATTGTTGACAGAATCGATGGATGGCGCCTGATTATAAGCGACTTCTCTCGCGGTATCAAACAATGTTTTCATACGCTGGAATTTATAGAAGAAGTTCACGAGCTTGTTGATGGAGTGCTCCACGAAATTGATGTTCATAGAGCCTGTTGTATACTTCAAGATTGAGTCATAATTATGAGGATTATTCGAGGAATCAAAAGTTTCGTATGTTAGCTCCGCTAAATCTTTGCTACTCATGGATATGACTTTCCTAAAAATTGAGTCTGCTGGTAAAGTCTGTGATGTTTCATCTGTTAATTGCAAATCGCCCAACTTCATGTTTactttcatcttttctgGAAGCAGTACCATTGAGAAGTTCGCCGCGGACAAAACAAGGGTAGCAAGCTTTATCGAATCGTCATTCAAAAGTATCACCATACCCTCCATACGAACATTCATGGTCAATTTTTGTGGAGCATCCTCTCGGTTCTCTTTATTATGTCTCAAGACATCAGCAGGCATTTCTGCAGCATCTGGATCTGTAAAGGTGGTCAAGGCGAAATTCATCAAGGTGAGAATTGACGTTGGCGTGAGCACAAACTGCAGTTGAGCCATATTGATTTCAATGTTTTGATCAAATACTTCAATTAAAAGATTCTTATGATTCACGATTCTCTGCTCTCGCCTATAGTCAACTGTGAAGAGATCTTTTGTCTCAGAGCTGTTTAAAATACTTGAAGACACAAGATGACTTAAGTGATCATCGGTGTTgttttcaataaaatctTCAATCTCCAGGGAATGCATACTAAGCCCAAGCGTCATCTCTTTGGCcttcttgatgaaattcaatttcaattgaCCACCAAGTATATCAATAAGCTTTTTGCAACGCATCGATTTGTCGTCTATGCACTTGTACATAGATATTTGTACAAGTTCAATGTGAAACTGGATATCTAGCAACTTTTGGTCAAGCTCTGAAGAACTCATGCCACTCAGGAGTTTCATGTTCTTATACAACTGGAGTTGATCATTTCTATTGGTTCCGTCTGTGGG
The genomic region above belongs to Zygotorulaspora mrakii chromosome 8, complete sequence and contains:
- the GOS1 gene encoding Gos1p (similar to Saccharomyces cerevisiae GOS1 (YHL031C); ancestral locus Anc_4.11); amino-acid sequence: MSTAQSFVTIRSQAISLETQAESLLSRYSSFAQTTSSEQTGEERKLDKQLEDALFRRQEVIEALSKVCNENPNISASKLSQLQRHKEILQEHWKSFRNIRSSIQQERNRLNLLFNVKNDIAQQQESATDNDLVGNEDDYYHNESRRVDQSHSIVDRLISQAWETRDEFSSQGSILQNANNRVSATLQRIPGINQVIKKIGTRRRKNAIILATVIVICVLILFFTW
- the ATG10 gene encoding E2-like conjugating enzyme (similar to Saccharomyces cerevisiae ATG10 (YLL042C); ancestral locus Anc_4.12) → MICFIVSMHNHLLSYMVLFITIYFHIYLLILIYIYQNYNLENVYVLFLILQNRIRNKRKMISHSEYCRQLNSAYNEGSVQANPYCQQIVYDSSSHTILMKTGIPSKASNSMRLDHLEFKITYSHVYQEPLLLLRIWIREHNDEFTMSKLWFPKDVKQILNIDSAFQLGLDSISSDMRQHQEAWYSFHPCDTSYMIGDKPEYLDKYLERWLSVFLFSVLL
- the SDH2 gene encoding succinate dehydrogenase iron-sulfur protein subunit SDH2 (similar to Saccharomyces cerevisiae SDH2 (YLL041C); ancestral locus Anc_4.13), with amino-acid sequence MIMMNRIAKTSVLGNILKRGLATASATPRLKTFKIYRWNPDKPAEKPRLQSYEVDLNDCGPMVLDALLKIKNEQDATLTLRRSCREGICGSCAMNIGGRNTLACLCKIDQDNSKQLKIYPLPHMYIVKDLVPDLTGFYQQYKSIQPYLQRSKYPDDGKEVLQSIADRKKLDGLYECILCACCSTSCPSYWWNQEQYLGPAVLLQAYRWLVDSRDEAFSVRKSMLQNSMSLYRCHTIMNCTRTCPKGLNPGKAIAEIKKTLASN
- the VPS13 gene encoding membrane morphogenesis protein VPS13 (similar to Saccharomyces cerevisiae VPS13 (YLL040C); ancestral locus Anc_4.14), with protein sequence MLESLAATLLNRLLGSYVENFDPAQLNVGIWSGDVRLKNLKLRKDCLDGLNLPIDVKFGILGELILNVPWSSLKNKPVKIHVEDCYILCSPRDAASFDIHEQIERELRMKLRRLAEWELTEQAKLSVQNSGSENDQNESFMQSLMTKVVDNLQVTIKHIHIRYEDMMTVFSKDPCSIGLTLNELSAVSTDSNWKPSFISITQSITHKLLTLNSLCFYYNTNSKTLDEDEDIIDNDILFAKLKNSVSAGASIPNFQYILRPVTGEGQLSVNKLGSTDERPHIELKMLYDEFGVELDDSEYADILHTLSKIHLSQKTQKFRKFRPDYPVEENPTGWLKYAVCCVVDEIKERNKMWVWENIKKRCNERREYIDLWIKKLQLKNPEEKLPDNIDEDQLQQLHSDLDYDSIILFRTIAKKRYSKMRLNSRDSKSPSQQSSQKGGWFSSWWGGEKQQNEDSNDLIMTKEQRQELYDAIDFTEGQDAFSNISVPKDRATMKISSLLKKGAFSIKRKAQNTKLTDIIFENCEVDFLQRPDSFLAAFKLHEFKVEDGSTNTIYKHIISVKKQNSKIPEDDPGISEPLFEAEFESNPLDESADSKIDVKLRGMTIFYHVHFINEIIRFFNPPKQHLDTIGAIINAAGATVEGWTTQTRMGIESLLEEHKTANVTLDLQAPLIIVPLDPHVWDTPCAVIDAGHIALASDLVPKEEMTRIKEMTPEEYSQIDEAQLNKLMFDRFQLYLQDTQILIGPDIRTTITSLDGTKESSIYSILSGLLLEVTLDVSILPRAYNLPKFRAFANLPKLNISLNDYQYKIVMQLLEKCTPSTIDIFPDDEFKDIIQPTDGTNRNDQLQLYKNMKLLSGMSSSELDQKLLDIQFHIELVQISMYKCIDDKSMRCKKLIDILGGQLKLNFIKKAKEMTLGLSMHSLEIEDFIENNTDDHLSHLVSSSILNSSETKDLFTVDYRREQRIVNHKNLLIEVFDQNIEINMAQLQFVLTPTSILTLMNFALTTFTDPDAAEMPADVLRHNKENREDAPQKLTMNVRMEGMVILLNDDSIKLATLVLSAANFSMVLLPEKMKVNMKLGDLQLTDETSQTLPADSIFRKVISMSSKDLAELTYETFDSSNNPHNYDSILKYTTGSMNINFVEHSINKLVNFFYKFQRMKTLFDTAREVAYNQAPSIDSVNNMKMDITIKAPVIQFPKLIDPRIGLYDSVKFYLGEVFIQNTFSGEQLENKINHIKMGLRDGEISSIFNFNDNIKQELYIVEKMALTFDIDHDPLAGNGEPELKIRSYFDPLLVSITELQLHYLINLSESAAAAFTISESNDLELNEDVLNANAFFGSSESSRSNSAVDVKKDETTKNSEGAKLDFLFEAPEIAVTLYANTAGVTTLNKHGLTKLTFQDIAVLASYNNDGTADGESHVASFTVEDIRDSKVNKHTKLIPKVLNDNYQFMAALSSKKLEEQMLVNLSITVDSPRVLLAMDYLFALKDYFEFVFGSKAANIVTHVDETENKEFSNAAKKQAAGKSNLRFQYSLNVVGAAIILLADPSDINSEAVVFNVGQFLFSEQNITSVSANNVGMSLSRINSTDDSEVGLLNEFSSSIVIDKRDSTPERLLTNIQVSVEPLVLGISLRDIRLAMLVFNRVMSQMNGPQEQQTTDDSKSTYGMFSKEFEKKLSKYAPSFVSSLNAATSRDVGSNTDSDVTLRGERLNADFGGLRLFLIGDVHEMPILDMNVAAFQASVKDWSTDIDALASLEAYVNVFNYSRSSWEPLVESFPISFHLSKGSGREEPKMAFDVVSRKTAEVTFSSRSIAMLSQIPSTLTGDIPLKPRGALKPYRIVNDTGLDLDVWIVTRQAEEKKGLMHLKAGTTIPWEFEDWRRVRESLDRGSNDTILAAAIPHMKYKSIMQVDATHEGELMFTLEPSIKDVHNRIVCVLELGEDNVKTITFRSSLLLENTTSTAIQFMIASDKDEAPLIYEIQPKEKRSVPVEYAYNSRLKIRPVLDDYVWSKKTIDWRDLLAASLSLECNSDRENSGIFYLEVNGKFDKKEPLAKIYPHMTLVISSPLIIQNFLPCNLKFCLFDKREENRKARTLGKGCNVEIHDVSLDNFLLLSIQPLVDDASLSKPAIVNTARSSVLKPEMKISCQLAGGQIFKASLHYEGIEGTRAKIIKISAPYIVLNSTDRDLYIQGDYNNVAQVKVQMTDDNRYTIPRMFSFEDNGGNKNRARIRFKESEWSSPLSFDAIGQALDTIVNIPNKEQESNMGITIKEGEGIYAFSKIVEIAPRYIIQNCLADPVEICEHGSTNVLNLEPNASVPLYKMRNIVNKQLMIKFLGSGSEWSAPFFIKDIGLNFVKVLKQSSGHVLLKVEIILENATVFVRLKDAQNRWPYSIRNFSDEEFVFYQRDPRVVDDYYDYEPEDDLSEVEYKPLYYRVPPKSVMPYAWDYPAAIQKKLILTARGRRREIQLAQIGNLKPMRLPARLSNETPRTVDLNVIADGVTQAMVITNYNPDVSLYKLRTRNNSSSLSVDSSSADGFEVNEEDKNIHNRVVISFKGVGISLVNTSLEEIMYVHATGLEFRYNESDLYQTVSWKLRWLQVDNQLFGSPFQNILYPVAVPHTPQEIENHPVVSGSLSKLRDDSHGLIYFKHATLLLQELSIQLDDDLILAVLDFVKFPGSSWTDSSTEFDNIDEVTLPECQDVKLADDMYFEVFHVQPMMLHLSFVRSDQHQLLSKEKNGSPVARRGAVLFLVDIITMTLANVNDAPIKLNSLYMANVRVPLSSLLQAVQTHYGQQFFYQVHKIIGSADFLGNPVGLFNTISSGVWDIFYEPYQGYMMNDRPQELGINLARGGLSFAKKTVFGISDSMAKFTGSMAKGLSVTQGSQFQEQRRLQRRLNTNSRNILSSSAQTFANTIGSGLSGVALDPVAGAQREGTAGFLKGLGRGLIGLPAKTAIGVLDLTSSLSQGVRSTTTALDGPSASRFRLPRYVGYEDKILKPFDLRESQGQYWLKVVSGGLYMHDSYLTHVVLPGKELVVIVSMERIIELNLSSMETMWETTYRKIQGIVLQKGGIHIKLKTQSEFFIPISDPQERRKMYKHIAFAVTEYNKYCEATL